The Mastacembelus armatus chromosome 4, fMasArm1.2, whole genome shotgun sequence genome segment ccaaaaacacataTGTCGGGTTGAtgggtgactctaaattgcccataggagtgaatgtgagagttgtttgtctttgtgtggtcCTGCGACCACAGGGTGTCCAGGGTATACCTCTGCCTTTCatcaaaagagagctgggataggctccagcagatccctgtgaccctaaagaggaataagtgggtatacaTAATGGATGGGTGGCTGAAATACCTGTCAGTAGGATCcggtttgtttatttatttattcttgtgttttttttatgttatttgttgACAATAGTAAAATACATGATATAGCTAGCCATATcctttaaatgaacaaaaaaatatggGTGTGGTTTTGTGGTCCtgcataacaataataataaactttacATTGTTGAAATAgattattaatcatttaatcacAGTATTAAGACAATATACAAATTatttgataaatttaaaatgtgctgtGTATACAGCTGGTTGGTAGGGAATTCCTAGTTCAAAAACGGCCAGTTTGAAGCCACAGGTGAATTTAAATaccaaaaaatataatattcttTCACAATATCGTATGTAATAGCCTATTATTCTGTAACTGAAAACTTTTACCTATCTTAACAGTTTTATTTGCAGTTAAACATATATCCACAAATCTAAAACAGCTCCTAACAGTACAAAAAGTAAGATTCTTCATCATTGCTTTGTTTAAATTTAACATGCTCtcattttgcaaatatttcaCTCATAATTTCTTTGCCTGATCTTGTCTTGCAGTATGGATGAAAACACAGCACCAGTTGTCCCGTATGTTTACGTGTATAGTGATGGTACTATGGAGGATTCTCAACCTGTCAAAGTTGTCAGCTCTTGTAACCTCAATATCTATACGTTCCCCTTTGACATACAGAACTGCACTTTCACTTTCAATGCCTATCTCCACCTGGGTAAGACACATCACAGAATGCACATATCTATTCTTTAATCCGATGTGTTATGAGTTCACATCACTTTAGATATCTAAATAGCCTGCTGAGGCTCATATTATGTAACTTTCATCTTCATAAATGCTTggataattaattaaaaagaactATGTGCAATTGAGGAATTATTCTTGCACTTTATAGATGTTTACAGTGGCCAGCTAGAGGCACTgggcaaacatgaaaaaataatctaTATACATACCCAGAAACTATGCATTTCTACTGTTTGGCTCTGAAATGGGGAAATGTGCTTTTATTGGACTTGATTACATAATAATGTATTTGATAATGTTATACATTTCAAATGAACATTTGAGGCAGTTGGTGTGATAAAAGTGATAAACTGTGATTTTGATGCCCTAATTCATAAACATGTCTTCTAGGCCAATTGATTTACATGTAATTTACAGGTGCATATCTATTCTTCTCTCACCAGCAAAGGACATAAGGATTTTCCTAGGAAGACCGGCAGTTAACATCACAGAGTACTCCAAGAGCGTGATGACCACAGTGGGGGAGTGGGAGCTGCTGGATATCACTGCCCACAAATCCGATGCAAACCCTGATGAATTTGATACGCTTGAGTTtcatgtacatttattttaaagtcttTCAATTGCAATAAATggacattaaaatgcatttccttTGGTAAGAGATGGGTTGAAAACCTCACCTCAAAATAATATTGTATGCTTGATTAATTATTTAACATGTAACTTAAATGCAACTATATAATGAATGCATACTTTATAAGTTTCATTTTGAATACTttgataaaaagtaaaaaagtatttcaaaagtgCTATAATGACAGTTATCTTacacattgcatttttttccatAGAAATTAGCAATAAAGCTTCATTTACAGGACCACTTTTAAATGTGCACAGAAACAGTACCTAacaaagtgtttttcattttttgcagaTCAGAGTGCGGCGCAGGGCCACCATGTATGTGGTGAACCTGCTGATCCCCAGTTGCTTCCTCATCACAGTGGACCTCTTCAGCTTCTTGCTGCCTCCCCAGAGTGTGGACCGCTCTGCTTTCAAGATGACCCTTATCCTGGGCTACACCGTCTTCCTGCTCATCATGAATGACCTGCTGCCTGTTACTGGAAACACCATACCTCTCCTAAGTTAGTGTTATTCAGTTTCACAATGTACAAGAACTAAGCTAAGAACAAATGTGATGTACTGCAAAATATAGGTACAggttttattataaaaacatactTCTCAAACACATGAActgataaaatgtgattttcataCTCTCATTCATAAACATATATTCTAACCAGTTTTGATTTACATGTAATTTACAGTTGCATGTCTGGAGGGGTTTAAAAGAGGCCTCACTTCGCTCAATTGTCTCTTGTCTTTCTTTGACAGAtgtgttcttctctctctgcctggcTCTGATGGTGGCCAGTCTCCTGGAGACTATTGCCATCACCAAGCTGCTGTGTGGCTCTAGTAATTTCTCTCCCGTCCCTCACTGGATCCAAGTGTTTGTTGTGCAATTTCTGGGTTGTCTCATTTGCCTGCCTCAGAAGGATAAAGCTGCAGGTATTCCATTTATTGGCGGTTTCACAGTGGTTATATGTAAGAATTATAGAGAAttattagagaaaaaaaactcaatatACAAAGTAGATCAGATGGATCAATATGATTGTGTCTAGTGTACTAAGAAGtatatagaaaaaaagaagaaaagcaactGCATTGAATGTTCATTTAAGTAGTTTTTggattgatttaattttttttaattctacttttttatttaatagaCACGGGGACCACTGCTGTTGTGACAAAGAATAAAACTGATAAGGGACCTCCAGACAACAGGGTGCCAGTGAATGACAGAGCCCTGCAGGAGCTGAGGAGCCTAAGCAAAGACCTCCAGGCCATCCGCCTccaggtggagcagcagatgggTGGAAACCAGAGCTCAGAGGAATGGATCCAGGTGGGTTTCATCATAGACCGCCTGCTGTTCGGCCTCTACATTATCTTCATATCAGTCAGCTTCATTACCATCATCATTATCTGGGTGTACTCATCCAGTCAGTAGACAACTGCTGTCTGTTTCAAAGGGCTTTATTTAAGTAGCAGTGTCTCAAACTTTCAGTTCtagattcatttttttgtttcccaaaatgttttataaagttTTCCTGAAGCAAATACATTAATTAATTCTACCATTACTGTACTATTGTTTATAATAACAAATAGTAATGTTATCACTATTGGACAATAAATTTGCCTTAATAGAATAACTTAGCATTTTGTGTCTTATTGTTCGattgtatacaaataaaattaccTGGAAAAATTCCTTTCAGTTTTTGattgacatttatttcaaacataatTACCATGTACCAATTTTTTACTTCTAAATTTTAATGTCAGTTTTGAATTCTAACATTCACAGTGTTTACACTGTGCAGAAGGATAACctaaactaagctaagctaacatgTAAATGTAGCTATCACAAATTACACAAGATAAATACCAGCTGTCACATGTATCACATAGAATATAAtcataattttaattaaaaaacgCCAAACAAAAAATACTGGAAATAAGCATACATACAGgaaatctaaaatctaaatgttttgtgttgtttctacTATATGTAGCTAATGCCTTTACTAAATTTAAGATGccataaaatgtatatatattacatgTCACATAATACATTTCTTATTATGCTCAatcataataattattttaaacaagAGAAAATTTATCTCTGcaattacaaaatataaatgtttagtCATGCACAGAGCAAACAAATCATTTGGTATACTACATAACTGAGCATGAAATCGCAAAATTAAGCCAGGCTATGGGGATTGCTGGGTTCAGGTGCTTATTTTGGGTGATATGGTCTGGCTTACGGGCAGTGGTACAATTCATCCTAAAGGTCCAGGATAAGATTGAGGTCAGGTTTCTGTACAACAAAGCTGGAAGCACATTACAGCCTATTACATCAAGAAGTAACTCAGTTAGAAATAACCTGTCATTTTGTTGGATCACAATTAGGGGTTTTGtttcaaaaaagaaacaagatgaATTCACACACTTTCTCAGTTGGGTTTTAGTAAGAAATACTTCTTTAGATCAGCAGATTATATAAGGGTTTTCCCATGTTGGGACTTTGCAGCATTCAAGCTTTTTTCAGACATGCcaaataattcagttttatatgtaCAGGTAGGTCTTATAGTGCACTtgaatcaataaataaaaatcatgatATATTTTGCTACCTAAAATCTGTAAAGACACCTTCACAGAACAGCCCTCACACCATAAGCATCACTTCAGCCGATCTAACAACTGCTTTTGACCTAATGTTAATGCTTTTAGTGCCGCCAGTTGAAAATCAAGCCCTCTGTGCTTCTATTCATCATCACCTCTGTGCTCATGCATGGTAAGTACACATTCTctacacagaaatatttctatatttatacAACAGTGACACTTATTTAATACTATTAGCTTTTTATCAGTAGATGTGATTTATTGTCACTGGAAAATTAAAGCAAGAAATACTCATTTGCTGTCAATGAAATGAACAGTATCAGTGTTGCAATGTCCATGCACACAGTCGCGCAAATTTTAACAGCTGTTTCTGATGTTTATTGGGAGTCTCAGTTGTTCTGATGTAATATATTGCAATATGGTGTCACTGACTATTTGGGCCCTCGGCACTTTTCAGTCTTGGTCCTACTAACTTCATCAGGAGGAATAACAACTTTgtagggagttggacttgtaacctgaaaattgcaggttcgagtctcatGTCCGGCAGGAAATTGTTGGTGGCACGGAGCGAACACCCAGCGCCCTGTCCACattcaataccacgactgaggtgagacccttgagcaaagCACTTTGTACACATTTTGTAAGATTTTATACCTTTGTAGTATTAAAACAGAGTTGTTGAATGAGGAAAAcgttagagagcacagagtagaagaggtgactgttgcggaacaggaagtagcaaagatcagtaagaatgaagtgaggaaggcgttgaagagcATGAAGAGTGGAAAGACAGTTGGCcctgatgacatacctgaaagtgaaagtgacttaactggccaggtacggtgacccatactcagaatttgtgctctgcatttttaaCTCAttcagccagtgctgcggcacctagggagcagttgggggctcagtgccttgctcaagggtctcacctcagtcgtggtattgaagatggacagggcactggctgtTCACTCCATGCCACTGACAATTTCCTGCTGGACAcgagactcaaacctgcagttttcaggttacaagtccaactccctatccattagtCCACGACTGCCcgagaagtatgttcgagtggtgcaggacatgtatgagagctgtaagacaatggtgaggtgtgctgtgggggtgacagaggagttcaaggtggaggtgggactgcaccaaggatcagctttgagcccctgcttgtttgctgtgatgatggacaggctgacagatgaggttagacaggaatctctgtggaccatgatgttcGGACAtgttggacatgttcagaggagggacagtgaatacattggtaaaaggatgctgaggttagagcttccaggaaggaggcctagaggaagaccaaagaggaggttcttggatgtagtggaGGACATGAAGATAGatggtgtgggtgaggaggatacagaggatagggttaaatggaggcagatgattcactgtggcgacccctgaaaggagcaggagaaaggaaaagcagaagaagTATGAAAACAGAGTTGTACAGGAGATCTTTGTTAAATTTGTCAGGACTGAAATTAGAGGGGTatcaaacactgacaaaaaatCCCCACCCACAAAAAGTGACACTAAAATAGCAAAACTATCAACCACTTCCAAACTACCATTATTACATCTTTTTTGTCTCTGATGCTGTTTAAGGTTTAATACTTTGtgcatttttcttaatttaCATAATTCTAAAGCTTCTTAAACATTGATATTACCAaatttcttctctcctctgtaGCTCCATGTAATTCTATCATGTTGAATTGCCGGCAGCCTAACCCAAAGTCCCTGCTGGAGGCTCTTGAACCAGTCTTCAATATGAACTCAATTCGACCTGTCATGAATATTTCAACCCCTACTGAAGTCAAGATTGATTTCACACTGTTTGGCATTTTAGGGGTGGTAAGTGACATAACATTATCCAAAATCTAATTAGCGTACCGTAAGTGTAATCGCCTTAAAGGACATtgagtttaaaataaatggATCATTGTATATTTTACAATCCacacctttctgttttgtttttttgtgagtttttttgCATACAATTTTACTTTGGTTTACTGGACCTAAAATTGTAATCTTTGTAGTTTCTATCTGTCCAGAATAACTTTCCATAACAGACAAtatcaataaagaaaaaatgcatttgactAAATGTTGGTTCTTCTTCAGGATGAAAAGTCCCAAATCCTCACAACATATATCTGGCTATCCTTAGTAAGTAGTTTATTTGcaataaataaagtttactAGAAATCAACATTACCTGGGTTAGCAGATTTTACTGTGCACAAGTAACAGAACATTCAAAACTACAAATTTGTAATTCACATATTTAATCAGGGGCAACATTAAAAGgtttcagtaaaaaataaaatattgtttatgatgatttaaaaaatccaACCTGTCCACCGGACAGGTTGAAACAGAAAGGTGTGGATTGTTGGATATATTATCTGTATAATTTGTGTTGTAGATGTGGAGGAATGAGTTCATCACCTGGCAGCGAGAACAATGTGGCTCTGAATGGATTAGTATTCCAAGAAAACTGCTCTGGGTTCCAGATATTGTCATCAGTGAATTGTAAGTACAATCTACTCTGCAGAGCAGTGTTGCCTTCGCTGAGGGGTAAATTTGATTTTTGACAGAATATTAGAtaatgagataaactttatttaatcCCTGAACTGAAATTCATATACATATAGGTGTCATGCAGTTGAGGGAAATATTGGGGTGACTGAGTGACTTAAGAATGGCTCAGTAATACTTACAGTATCTTCACATAACATGTTAGACTAAAGGTTATATAGACtagaaagcaaacaaacatcTCAAAAATAGTATTTCTAGAAAGATTTGTCAAAGGAGCACTTAGGTATTTCTTGTCAACATGTAGCCTAATCTCAAGGAggaatgtataaataaataatgaaggaCAATATACTGTAgcaaaacatccatccatccattcattttctgccACTTACTTGGTACTGGGTCGCAggggcagtggtctaagcagggatgcccagacttccctctccctagacacttcctcctcGCAcacagagctcatgaccataggtgagggtagaAACgtcctccacttgaggcagggtCTCTCGTCCAACCCAAAGAgtgcaagccacctttttccatttgagaacatggccttggacttgggaggtgctgattctcatcccagctgcttcacactcagttgcaaaccacCCTAGCACATtctgaaggtcctggctcaatgaagccaacaaaacaacataatctGCATAAAATAGAGATGCAGTCCTGTGGTTCCTGAACTGGAGTgatgaacagaaccggtgacaaagagcagccctgccggagtccaacatgcactgggaacaggtccGACTTACTGCGAACCAGACTCCTGCTCTGTTCGTACAGAGACTGGACAGCCCTTAGCCCCCcaccccatactcccagagcacctcccacaggatgccaCAAGGGACAtggtcaaatgccttctccaagtccacaacGCACATGTAGACTagttgggcaaactcccatgagccctcAAGCACCTTGGAGAGGGCATAGAGCAGGTCCAGCATTCCACGACCAGGAcgaaaactgcattgttcctcctgaattcGATGTTCTACTATCAGCTGAATTTtcctctccagtaccctggcatagactTTCCCGGGAAGGCTGAGGAATGTGATCCCCCTgtggttggaacacaccctccggtctGCTAGTCCAGAGGTACTGTCCCCTGTCTCCGAACACCATGCGATGTTGTACTTGTGTCAGCCaagacagcccaacaacatccagagtcTTAAGGTACTCAGGGCAGCTCTCATCCACCCCCCGGTAccttgccaccgaggagcttcCAAAccacctcagtgacttcggccTGGCTGATAGATGTATCAGCCTCTGagtcctcagcctctgcttcctctatggaaggTGTGTCAGAGGGACTAAGGAGATCCTCGTAGTATTCCTTCCAcagacatacggccgaaggtcagatgacatgaccacaaagtcgatcattgacctctgGTCTAGGGTGTTCTGGTGCCACATGCACTGACACCCCTATGCtcaaacatggtgtttgttatgagtagcacagaagtccaacaacaaaacaccacttaagctcggggaggccgttccttccaatcacgcccctccaggttttactgttgttgttgaATGACGGAGCCCCAAgttggagcacctttcagcacccttCCTAGGGATTCCAACTCTGTACTGCTACTCGGCCcgtaggccgaaacaacagttAGAGAGCTATTCCCAACCCAAAGGCACATGGAAACTACCCTCTCATTCACTGTTGAAAACTCCAGCAcatggcggctgagctggggaaccatgagcaagcccacaccagcccGCCGCCTCTCACCACAGGCAactctcaaggagttgggttccagagctcaagctgtgcgtggaggtgagcttgactatctctagtcggtactgCTCAACctcccacacaagctcaggTTCCTTCCCCCGCCAgcgaggtgacattccatgtccctaggGCCAGTTTTAGTATCCAGGGATTGGATAGTTGTTGACAAATATTGTTCATCAAAGATATATTTACAgattttatgtcttttcttATCCTACAGTATGGAGAAGAACACAGCTCCATTTGCCCCATACTGCTATTTGTTTACTGATGGCTTAATTCTTGATACACTGCCTGCTAAAGTGGTCAGTTCTTGCAAACTTGACATCTACAAGTTTCCGTTTGACATCCAGAACTGCAGTTTAACCTTCACCTCCTACTTACACCATGGTAAGTAGAAATCAGTCctttgttggggtttttttaaCACTAATTCTATAAAGTAAATGATGGACACGGGCATATCtgtaacaaatgtatttataattaGATTACATGTCAAGATTTGACTACATTGTTCTTTCCTTGTAGTGGATGACATCACACTTATCAATAGCTCATCAGCAGAGAATGTACTAACAAATTCTAAATATTCGATGACAACTATGGGTGAGTGGGAGCTAGTTGGAATCACATTGAAGAAAGACCAGCTGCAAGACACTGATGGCAAAATCTTCCAAGTGCTGTGCTACTTtgtaagaaaatacagtatactTTAATAAACATACTTTAAAAATTCTTCAATCCCATGTTGTACTGTTTAATGTATTCACATGAAGAACAGGAAAGCTGAGAGGAAGGTACAGCAGGATGAACAGGACTGAAAAGTCTTTAGGAAAGTGATCCAAAAAGCATCACTAGATATTTTACACTACAGTTTGTGTATGGCTAAAGAATTTAAGTGTCACAGTTAAAAAATACTCTATGAATCAATCATAAACATAATATAACCTAAAAGTTGATATTAAAACTTCTTAGAGCTGTATAATCCAATGCTTTTTATCAGACTGTAAAATGGATGAAAACATACTTTTGTAAGTTGAACAAATTGCCTAACACTAACATTGTGATCATATATTTCACCAGTGAATTTCAAGAGGTTTACTATTTGAACCTTACCCTCACTGCTGTTCATGTGCCCACTCTGCTGCAGGTGGTAGTGAAGCGTCGGTACATCACATACGTGGTGAACCTGCTGATCCCTAGCTGCTTTCTCATCACAGTGGACCTCTTCAGCTTCCTGCTGCCTCCCAAAACTGTCGATCGGTCTGCATTCAAGATGACCCTCATCCTGGGCTACACCGTCTTCCTGCTCCTCATGAATGACCTGCTGCCTGTCACTGGAAACAGCATGCCCCTCATAAGTCAGTTGACAATATTTTCATTAGTATTTATTTCTTGATGCTGGTAGGCATCAGGtctgtaaatgtgaaaatggtCACTTCTACCAAAACTTTGCATATATGGAATGTTTTAGTATGTATCCGTTGTTTTTGGTTGCACAGCTGCAACTTTGGGGTTTGTTTTGGGTTCACTCTCATCACTCTAGTAGAGCAGTTTTCAATTAATTCTCACCATTTCTACCTGATATATAAAGCCAGCTGTGAGCTGGCATGTTGGCtctcaacttttttttccactgtcaaaaaaaacTACTTCAAACAATTATAGGTTTTACAGGATTGAATTGCTATTTTTCTGTGAAGCAGCTTTCTAAACAAGAATTTTCTAAAAGAAACtacaatttattattattacagatgTCTTCTTGTCTCTATGCCTGGCTCTGATGGTGGCCAGTCTACTGGAGACTGTCATCGTTACCAACCTGTTGTGTGGCTCCGCTGACTATGCTCCAGTTCCTCGCTGGATCAGAGTGTTTGTTCTTCATATCCTGGGCCAATTGGTATGGCTTCCTCCAAAGCCCAAAGATCTACAAAATACGATCATCCAAACTCCTGTTGTACAAGGTAAAACGTCAGATCTGAGATATAATGTCATATGAAAATGATTCACAATGATGAGCCACAGAAGTCAGAGCTGCCAAACACCTACCATGACTCTTCTCCAACAGGACAGAAATTCTCATCGCTGGCGGCAGATGACAGTGAAGTGACAGAGGAAAAGGGACCACTGGATGAGGACAAGACCCTGGAGGAACTTCAGAACATAGGCAGGAACCTCAAGCTCTTCCGCATCCATGTGGAACAGCAGCTGGGTGAAAACCAGAGCACAAGGGAATGGGTCCAGGTCGGTTTGGTCATAGACCGCCTGCTGTTTGGCCTCTATGTTGTCTTCATATCAGTCAGCTTCATTACCATCATCATTGTCTGGGCGCAGTCATACAACACAttttgattttgctttttttcataTTACTCATATTTTGAATGATTCTGGGAAACATTATTTGTTAGCATTATGAAATATACAGTAAGCATAGCGGAAATTCTCAAAATTGTTCTCAAAattgatttaatgttttaaaggcTTATTATTCGTaacattatatattttaattatccTTTTAGGCACAAAGTCTCTAAAACCAATATTTGATCTGCGAATTCTTCCATCAAGTCCAGGGCCACATTTCCAACGTACAAGCCTGATGTTTTTTCCAACTCTAGACATTCTTAGAAATCATAAATTAAAGAGCTCTCTAGTAGTACTCTAGTAGAACAAGCTACTTTAGGTTGGTAGGAACTCCGACAAAAAGTTAGTTAGGAATCATCTGTAGGTTTTAATTATATAATTAAtgtcacaaaacatttttttcatagtctgtctgttttgttgtcatttgtaaaactataaaataa includes the following:
- the LOC113139593 gene encoding uncharacterized protein LOC113139593 → MASKDSSHKWVLPLFRLTLIVFVMIVMTAPCNAIKMNCSQPNQPALLEALTPVFNLSAIRPVMNMSTCTNISTFFTLYGILGVNEKAQLLITYLWLKYWWTNDFISWDPSQCGTKMISLPREKFWVPDIVINEFMDENTAPVVPYVYVYSDGTMEDSQPVKVVSSCNLNIYTFPFDIQNCTFTFNAYLHLAKDIRIFLGRPAVNITEYSKSVMTTVGEWELLDITAHKSDANPDEFDTLEFHIRVRRRATMYVVNLLIPSCFLITVDLFSFLLPPQSVDRSAFKMTLILGYTVFLLIMNDLLPVTGNTIPLLNVFFSLCLALMVASLLETIAITKLLCGSSNFSPVPHWIQVFVVQFLGCLICLPQKDKAAGIPFIDTGTTAVVTKNKTDKGPPDNRVPVNDRALQELRSLSKDLQAIRLQVEQQMGGNQSSEEWIQVGFIIDRLLFGLYIIFISVSFITIIIIWVYSSMVQFILKVQDKIECRQLKIKPSVLLFIITSVLMHAPCNSIMLNCRQPNPKSLLEALEPVFNMNSIRPVMNISTPTEVKIDFTLFGILGVDEKSQILTTYIWLSLMWRNEFITWQREQCGSEWISIPRKLLWVPDIVISEFMEKNTAPFAPYCYLFTDGLILDTLPAKVVSSCKLDIYKFPFDIQNCSLTFTSYLHHVDDITLINSSSAENVLTNSKYSMTTMGEWELVGITLKKDQLQDTDGKIFQVLCYFVVVKRRYITYVVNLLIPSCFLITVDLFSFLLPPKTVDRSAFKMTLILGYTVFLLLMNDLLPVTGNSMPLINVFLSLCLALMVASLLETVIVTNLLCGSADYAPVPRWIRVFVLHILGQLVWLPPKPKDLQNTIIQTPVVQGQKFSSLAADDSEVTEEKGPLDEDKTLEELQNIGRNLKLFRIHVEQQLGENQSTREWVQVGLVIDRLLFGLYVVFISVSFITIIIVWAQSYNTF